A stretch of the Sulfurimonas sp. HSL-1656 genome encodes the following:
- a CDS encoding cation diffusion facilitator family transporter — MSGHHHTHDISGAKLLVAVVLNILITVAQVAGGIMAGSLALLSDALHNFSDVMALLISWFAHRISHKAADSSRTFGYKRAEIVAALFNASVLAGIGVYLVYASVMRLIYPEPVLSSWLIWMGLLGIVVNGGSIFLLESDARANMNIRAAYLHLLGDVLTSVAVVIGGVAIALWELYWVDPLISIIIALYLIAASAGLIKESTGVLMQFAPPQVDLQAVADTVCGDPAIAGIHHIHLWRLSDHAIHLEAHLDFTEDLPLSQTTAAVEALEKRLKARFGITHTTFQCEYGRDDDKRLIR; from the coding sequence ATGAGCGGCCACCACCACACGCACGACATCAGCGGCGCGAAGCTGCTCGTCGCCGTCGTCCTCAACATTCTGATCACCGTCGCCCAGGTGGCCGGGGGCATCATGGCCGGCTCCCTGGCCCTGCTCAGCGACGCCCTGCACAACTTCAGCGACGTCATGGCCCTGCTGATCAGCTGGTTCGCGCACCGTATCTCCCATAAAGCGGCCGACAGCAGCCGTACCTTCGGTTACAAGCGGGCCGAGATCGTGGCCGCGCTCTTCAACGCCTCGGTGCTCGCGGGCATAGGCGTCTACCTCGTCTATGCCTCCGTCATGCGGCTGATCTACCCCGAACCCGTCCTCTCCTCCTGGCTGATCTGGATGGGGCTTCTGGGTATCGTCGTCAACGGCGGCAGCATCTTCCTGCTCGAATCCGACGCCCGTGCCAATATGAATATCCGCGCCGCCTATCTGCACCTGCTCGGCGACGTGCTGACCTCCGTCGCCGTCGTCATCGGCGGCGTGGCCATCGCCCTGTGGGAGCTCTACTGGGTCGACCCGCTCATCTCCATCATCATCGCCCTCTACCTCATTGCCGCATCCGCAGGCCTCATCAAAGAGAGCACGGGAGTCCTGATGCAGTTCGCCCCGCCCCAGGTCGACCTGCAGGCCGTCGCCGATACCGTCTGCGGCGACCCTGCCATCGCCGGGATCCACCACATCCACCTCTGGCGCCTCAGCGACCATGCCATCCACCTCGAAGCCCACCTGGATTTCACCGAGGATCTTCCCCTTTCCCAAACGACCGCGGCGGTCGAAGCCCTGGAAAAGCGGCTGAAAGCCCGTTTCGGCATCACCCATACGACCTTCCAGTGCGAATACGGCCGTGACGACGACAAGCGGCTGATCCGCTGA
- a CDS encoding LTA synthase family protein, translating into MHPPLTQRQAIVASLRQLFAFYLLFIAIFFSGRALLFALYYDRIADAGVNHWFSFLLGLQMDTIVTCIILALPVLLLFTVPRMISGQVRTFIRVYLLIFLLAALFIENATFPFFAEFDVRPNDIFLNYLDYPKEVFGNIWATYKLKLLVATIMMAVAGYLFWTLTRNTFTVVFEIKWPFRLLMLLPLVAVLFIGIRSSFSHRAANISLAVYTDSHVVNEITKNSLYSIGYAYYSQKKHGVVMSKYGKMPLDEAYGRVSRQLRIPVGNMEDPFLRTQKTHFPAAKPKNLVIFLQESLGAQFVGALGGEKGITPNIDRLANDSLFFDHLYSNGTRSVRGISGSVSGFLPVPGKGVVKRNKSQEGFFTVASLLKPYGYRSSFIYGGASNFDNMRGWFYGNGFDVLIDQPKFVSPAFTGIWGVCDEDLVVRANEEFAKWHAEGKPFVSVLFSTTNHTPFEFPGGRIDLIPGKPKNSVENAIKFADYAIGKLIDDAKREGYYDDTVFMILADHNVRTYGDDLIPLPKYRIMGMILGGGIKPQRVAKRSTQPDVLATALDAVGIDLTYPVLGKSIFEDPEKEMVLMQFHDMYALRNGDKLAVVQPDTPPLTFDLSAEDHLTPAAHDPELERDTTAFIHVINDLYQNKLFKAAPGSAE; encoded by the coding sequence ATGCACCCACCGCTCACCCAACGGCAGGCCATCGTCGCATCGCTGCGCCAGCTGTTCGCCTTTTACCTGCTTTTCATTGCCATTTTCTTTAGCGGACGGGCCCTCTTGTTTGCGCTCTATTACGACCGGATCGCCGATGCGGGTGTCAACCACTGGTTCAGCTTCCTCCTCGGCCTGCAGATGGACACGATCGTCACCTGCATCATCCTGGCCCTGCCGGTCCTCCTGCTCTTCACCGTCCCGCGGATGATCAGCGGCCAGGTACGTACTTTCATCCGTGTCTACCTGCTCATCTTTCTGCTGGCAGCACTCTTCATCGAAAATGCGACCTTCCCCTTCTTCGCCGAATTCGACGTCCGTCCGAACGACATCTTTCTGAACTACCTCGATTATCCCAAGGAGGTCTTCGGCAACATCTGGGCGACCTACAAGCTCAAGCTCCTCGTGGCCACTATTATGATGGCCGTGGCGGGCTACCTCTTCTGGACCCTGACCCGCAACACCTTCACAGTCGTTTTCGAGATCAAATGGCCCTTCCGCCTCCTGATGCTCCTGCCCCTGGTCGCCGTACTCTTCATCGGTATCCGCTCCTCTTTCAGCCACCGCGCGGCCAATATCTCCCTCGCGGTCTATACGGACTCGCACGTCGTGAACGAGATCACGAAGAACAGCCTCTACAGCATCGGCTACGCCTACTATTCGCAGAAGAAGCACGGCGTCGTCATGAGTAAATACGGCAAAATGCCGCTGGACGAAGCCTACGGGCGGGTCTCACGCCAGCTGCGTATCCCCGTCGGGAATATGGAGGACCCGTTCCTGCGGACCCAGAAGACCCACTTCCCCGCCGCCAAACCGAAAAACCTTGTCATTTTCCTGCAGGAGAGTCTGGGTGCACAGTTCGTCGGCGCGCTCGGCGGCGAAAAAGGGATCACACCGAACATCGACCGCCTGGCCAATGACTCCCTCTTCTTCGACCACCTCTACAGCAACGGCACCCGCAGCGTGCGGGGGATCTCCGGCAGCGTTTCGGGCTTCCTCCCGGTCCCCGGCAAGGGCGTCGTCAAGCGCAACAAATCCCAGGAGGGCTTCTTTACCGTCGCCTCGCTGCTCAAACCCTACGGCTACCGCAGCAGCTTCATCTACGGCGGGGCCAGCAACTTCGACAACATGCGCGGCTGGTTCTACGGCAACGGCTTTGACGTCCTGATCGATCAGCCCAAGTTCGTCAGCCCCGCCTTTACCGGGATCTGGGGCGTCTGCGACGAGGACCTCGTCGTCCGGGCCAACGAAGAGTTCGCCAAATGGCACGCCGAGGGCAAACCCTTCGTCTCCGTGCTCTTCAGTACGACCAACCACACCCCCTTCGAATTCCCGGGCGGGCGCATCGACCTGATCCCCGGCAAACCGAAGAACAGCGTCGAAAACGCCATCAAGTTCGCCGATTACGCCATCGGGAAGCTCATCGACGACGCCAAGCGCGAAGGGTACTACGACGACACCGTCTTCATGATCCTCGCCGACCACAACGTGCGCACCTACGGCGACGATCTTATTCCCCTCCCCAAATACCGCATCATGGGGATGATCCTCGGCGGCGGTATCAAACCCCAGCGCGTCGCCAAGCGCTCCACCCAGCCCGACGTCCTGGCCACGGCCCTCGACGCCGTCGGCATCGACCTTACTTATCCGGTCCTCGGCAAATCGATCTTCGAAGACCCCGAGAAAGAGATGGTCCTGATGCAGTTCCATGACATGTATGCCCTGCGCAACGGCGACAAGCTCGCCGTCGTCCAGCCCGACACCCCGCCGCTGACCTTCGACCTCTCCGCGGAGGACCACCTGACCCCCGCGGCGCACGACCCGGAGCTCGAACGGGATACGACGGCCTTTATCCATGTCATCAACGACCTCTACCAGAACAAGCTTTTCAAAGCGGCACCCGGCAGCGCGGAGTAA
- a CDS encoding MFS transporter → MYDSVTRHVKLSLLLLATMGVMSGISIVAALPLISHHFEDVPHIAFLSKLLLTIPSLVIAAVAPFAGMIVDRFGRLRPLLTGVVLFIVGGSSGFYLQDFEAVLAGRALLGLSVALIMTASTALIGDYFDERGRHRFMSMQGMAVGLGGIVFIISGGYLAQLGWNYPFAIYLLPLLFLPLLLRSLYEPKRLHTHSGEAAAVSPKLLPVYLSAFFSMLLFYMLPTQMPYLVIDELHGTPSSIGHFVAFALLINALTARQYARIRARFDYAQIFVFIYLFFGTGLLVMSQVSTPHQLFFASAFMGVGFGLVMVNINAWLLSLVPPHRRGRAVGMLTMSFFLGQFFSPILFQPIVAYAGIQGLFLIIAGVSFATAAVLYVKTFLKRGGCSAAG, encoded by the coding sequence ATGTATGATTCCGTCACCCGCCATGTCAAACTCTCGCTGCTGCTGCTGGCGACGATGGGCGTCATGTCCGGGATCTCCATCGTCGCGGCCCTGCCGCTGATCAGCCACCACTTTGAGGACGTTCCCCACATCGCGTTTCTCTCCAAGCTACTGCTGACCATCCCCTCGCTTGTGATTGCCGCGGTCGCCCCTTTTGCGGGAATGATCGTCGACCGGTTCGGCCGCCTGCGTCCGCTGCTGACGGGCGTCGTACTCTTTATTGTCGGGGGAAGTTCCGGCTTTTACCTGCAGGATTTCGAAGCGGTCCTCGCCGGGCGCGCGCTGCTGGGGCTCTCCGTCGCGCTGATCATGACCGCCTCCACTGCGCTGATCGGCGACTACTTCGATGAAAGGGGGCGGCACCGTTTCATGTCGATGCAGGGGATGGCCGTGGGGCTCGGCGGGATCGTCTTTATCATCTCCGGGGGGTACCTCGCCCAGCTGGGGTGGAACTACCCCTTTGCCATCTACCTGCTGCCGCTGCTTTTCCTGCCGCTGCTCCTGCGGTCGCTCTACGAGCCGAAAAGGCTCCATACGCACAGCGGGGAGGCGGCGGCGGTTTCGCCGAAGCTGCTGCCGGTCTATCTCAGCGCGTTTTTCTCAATGCTGCTGTTTTACATGCTGCCGACCCAGATGCCCTACCTCGTCATCGACGAGCTGCACGGCACCCCCAGCAGCATCGGGCACTTCGTCGCCTTTGCCCTGCTTATCAACGCCCTGACGGCGCGCCAGTACGCGCGGATCCGCGCACGCTTCGATTACGCCCAGATCTTCGTTTTCATCTATCTCTTCTTCGGCACTGGGCTGCTGGTGATGTCGCAGGTGAGTACCCCGCACCAGCTCTTTTTCGCCTCGGCCTTCATGGGGGTGGGGTTCGGGCTCGTGATGGTCAACATCAATGCCTGGCTGCTCTCGCTGGTGCCGCCGCACCGCCGCGGGCGGGCCGTGGGGATGCTGACGATGAGTTTTTTCCTGGGGCAGTTTTTTTCGCCCATCCTCTTCCAGCCCATTGTGGCCTATGCTGGCATCCAGGGGCTTTTCCTGATCATCGCGGGGGTGTCGTTCGCCACGGCGGCGGTGCTTTATGTCAAAACGTTTCTGAAAAGGGGTGGGTGTTCTGCTGCGGGGTGA
- a CDS encoding DUF2892 domain-containing protein, with the protein MNVVKIRKFCRPFRILLGAALIGYGAYSGNPWFYLGVIPLIAGIMNFCPLCKITGQCNII; encoded by the coding sequence ATGAACGTTGTCAAGATTCGCAAATTCTGCCGCCCCTTCCGTATTCTCCTCGGTGCCGCCCTTATCGGCTACGGTGCCTACAGCGGCAACCCCTGGTTCTACCTCGGCGTGATCCCCCTCATCGCCGGTATCATGAACTTCTGTCCGCTCTGCAAAATCACCGGGCAGTGCAACATCATCTAA
- a CDS encoding menaquinone biosynthesis decarboxylase codes for MKIFETLSPWIRTIDEPLDVNLEIPHIAYAEIKKAEPKILVFTHPVDKALGKTYDMPVVMNIFANDAVVETIFGATPDAIAAKVQKALKLKPPKSLSDKLETFKFLFDLRNVFPKRLKSAGACQTREIADLSELPILKTWSDDGGKFITMGQVYTQSLDGEIHNVGMYRLQVYDDKRLGMHWQIHKDSNHLFHQYKKAGRKMPVSVAIGGDPLYTWCGTAPLPHGIFELMLYGFVRNKPARLVKCQTNPIHVPEDADIVIEGWVDPEVTEIEGMFGDHTGYYTLKEPYPVLEVSRITAKNDPVFYATVVGKPPLEDKYMGLPTERIFLPLLQTQAPDLKDYKMPENGVFHNLILCKIAPQYPGHSLQIMHALWGVGQMSFVKHALFVDESAPELGEYEALTKHILDRLTPEAVTITTGIVDALDHSASRPLIGGKLGIDATGDTVERTIDLLDDTALLKKVKTIDSDVVALKQYMTQSANPVTVIQYEKKRPARELFEALKPLSGHIAIAVFVDTRQNDVNNPYMLVWRVTNNIDAQRDVWLEEMIGVDGTNKDPMDGFTREWPGDVVCDADVFADLRARGLIDLDDETIDRYQLVGESR; via the coding sequence ATGAAGATTTTTGAGACGCTCTCCCCCTGGATCAGGACTATCGACGAACCCCTCGACGTCAACCTCGAGATCCCGCATATCGCCTATGCGGAGATCAAGAAGGCCGAGCCGAAGATTCTCGTGTTCACCCACCCCGTTGACAAGGCACTCGGCAAAACCTACGATATGCCTGTCGTGATGAACATCTTTGCCAACGACGCCGTCGTCGAGACGATTTTCGGCGCGACGCCGGACGCCATCGCGGCCAAGGTGCAGAAGGCGCTGAAACTGAAGCCGCCCAAGTCGCTCTCGGACAAACTGGAGACCTTCAAGTTCCTTTTTGACCTGCGCAACGTCTTCCCCAAGCGCCTCAAATCCGCCGGGGCCTGCCAGACCCGGGAGATCGCAGATCTCTCCGAACTGCCGATCCTCAAGACCTGGTCCGACGACGGCGGCAAGTTCATCACGATGGGACAGGTCTATACGCAGAGCCTCGACGGCGAGATCCACAATGTCGGCATGTACCGCCTGCAGGTCTACGACGACAAACGGCTGGGGATGCACTGGCAGATCCACAAGGACTCGAACCACCTCTTCCACCAGTACAAGAAAGCCGGCCGCAAGATGCCCGTCTCCGTCGCCATCGGCGGCGACCCGCTCTACACCTGGTGCGGCACCGCACCGCTGCCCCACGGCATCTTCGAGCTGATGCTCTACGGCTTCGTGCGGAACAAACCCGCCCGCCTGGTGAAGTGCCAGACCAACCCGATCCACGTCCCTGAAGACGCGGACATCGTCATCGAGGGGTGGGTCGACCCGGAGGTGACCGAGATCGAGGGGATGTTCGGCGACCATACCGGCTACTACACCCTCAAAGAGCCCTACCCGGTCCTCGAGGTGAGCCGTATCACCGCGAAAAACGACCCGGTGTTCTACGCGACCGTCGTCGGCAAGCCGCCGCTCGAGGACAAATACATGGGGCTGCCGACGGAGCGGATCTTCTTACCGCTCCTGCAGACGCAGGCGCCGGACCTCAAAGACTACAAGATGCCGGAGAACGGGGTGTTCCACAACCTGATCCTCTGCAAGATCGCCCCGCAGTACCCGGGCCACAGCCTGCAGATCATGCACGCGCTCTGGGGCGTGGGGCAGATGAGCTTCGTCAAGCACGCCCTCTTTGTCGACGAATCGGCCCCGGAGCTGGGGGAATACGAGGCGCTGACAAAGCATATCCTCGACCGCCTCACCCCGGAGGCCGTGACGATCACGACGGGGATCGTCGATGCCCTGGACCACTCGGCGAGCAGGCCCCTCATCGGCGGGAAGCTCGGCATCGACGCGACGGGTGACACCGTGGAACGCACCATCGACCTGCTTGACGACACGGCGCTGCTGAAGAAGGTGAAAACGATCGACAGCGACGTCGTCGCGCTGAAACAGTACATGACGCAGAGCGCAAACCCGGTGACGGTGATCCAGTACGAGAAGAAGCGCCCGGCGCGCGAACTCTTCGAGGCGCTGAAGCCGCTATCAGGACACATCGCGATCGCCGTGTTCGTTGACACGCGCCAGAACGACGTGAACAACCCCTACATGCTCGTGTGGCGGGTGACGAACAACATCGATGCGCAGCGCGATGTCTGGCTGGAGGAGATGATCGGTGTCGACGGGACCAACAAGGACCCGATGGACGGTTTTACACGCGAGTGGCCCGGCGACGTCGTCTGCGACGCAGACGTCTTTGCCGACCTGCGCGCACGGGGCCTGATCGATCTTGACGACGAGACGATCGACCGATACCAGTTGGTGGGAGAGAGCAGATGA
- a CDS encoding phytanoyl-CoA dioxygenase family protein, with protein sequence MKLSEEQLAQFERDGYILLRGFVDKARCEAILAAAKEEIEARTPPIETEGEYTGSNNSTLRRLRQVYDRREIFREWMTDKEIRPMLAQVLHDTPVLTLAHHNSIMTKMPSKSTESRWHQDRRYWHFENDNLVSVWLALGEERMENGVLEFINGSHKLEYRPEQFDTDTSFMTGLPENDALIAKKVHYDLHEGDVILFHCRTLHHAYDNQTDEPKIAFVYTVKGAATKPIPGTRSAEYPEVVLEV encoded by the coding sequence ATGAAACTGAGTGAGGAGCAGCTGGCGCAGTTTGAGCGCGACGGGTACATCCTGCTGCGCGGCTTTGTGGACAAAGCGCGCTGCGAGGCGATCCTGGCGGCAGCCAAAGAGGAGATCGAGGCGCGCACGCCGCCGATTGAGACGGAAGGGGAGTACACGGGTTCGAACAACTCGACCCTGCGCCGCCTGCGCCAGGTCTATGACCGCCGCGAGATTTTCCGCGAGTGGATGACGGACAAGGAGATCCGCCCGATGCTGGCGCAGGTACTGCACGACACCCCGGTCTTAACCCTGGCACACCACAACTCCATTATGACGAAGATGCCCTCCAAGAGCACGGAGAGCCGCTGGCACCAGGACCGCCGCTACTGGCACTTTGAGAACGACAACCTCGTAAGCGTCTGGCTGGCATTGGGCGAAGAGCGTATGGAGAACGGGGTGCTGGAGTTTATCAACGGCAGCCACAAACTTGAATACCGGCCGGAACAGTTCGATACCGATACCAGTTTTATGACGGGGCTGCCGGAAAACGACGCCCTGATCGCGAAGAAGGTGCATTACGACCTGCACGAAGGCGACGTTATCCTGTTTCATTGCCGGACGCTGCACCACGCCTACGACAACCAGACCGACGAACCCAAGATCGCTTTCGTCTATACGGTCAAGGGCGCTGCTACCAAGCCTATTCCCGGTACCCGCTCCGCCGAGTACCCCGAGGTCGTGCTCGAGGTCTGA
- a CDS encoding thioredoxin family protein, with product MKIEILGTGCAKCNELEAKVKQAVAKSGKFLQVEKVSDLQKIMAYGVMSTPGLVIDGEVKSTGRVPSVDEILAMIA from the coding sequence ATGAAAATCGAAATTTTGGGCACGGGCTGTGCCAAGTGCAACGAACTCGAAGCGAAAGTGAAGCAGGCGGTCGCCAAGAGCGGTAAATTCCTGCAGGTAGAAAAGGTCAGCGACCTGCAGAAGATCATGGCCTACGGGGTTATGAGCACGCCGGGGCTGGTCATCGACGGCGAGGTGAAGTCGACGGGCCGTGTACCGAGTGTCGACGAGATCCTGGCGATGATCGCCTAA
- a CDS encoding permease codes for MWHDLSRAFVYETLHLQGRFADALHFFLYDTVKIWFLLITIIFAVSFLRTWMNTEMVRAYLAGKKEFTGNILAALFGIITPFCTCSAIPLFLGFLQARIPVGVTFSFLISAPLNNEIAIAMLFGLFGWKITALYIGFGLAVAIVGGWLIGRTKAERYVLLDVPVMQGDLHVAATSLNLRQRAGDAWKATLEIFRKIYLWVMAGVGVGAWFHGFVPAEFIADYAGGDAWYAVPVAAVMGIPMYASAAGVMPLVEVLTEKGMLLGTALSFMMAVTALSLPEAIILKQILHTRLIATFFGIIGVGIIGVGYLFNIIL; via the coding sequence ATGTGGCATGACCTCAGCCGCGCCTTCGTCTACGAAACGCTCCACCTTCAGGGGCGGTTCGCCGACGCGCTCCACTTCTTCCTCTACGATACGGTCAAGATCTGGTTCCTGCTGATCACCATCATCTTCGCCGTATCCTTCCTGCGCACCTGGATGAACACCGAGATGGTGCGGGCCTACCTCGCGGGGAAAAAAGAGTTCACGGGCAACATCCTGGCCGCACTCTTCGGGATCATCACCCCCTTCTGTACCTGTTCGGCTATTCCCCTCTTCCTGGGCTTTCTGCAGGCGCGCATCCCCGTCGGCGTCACCTTCAGCTTTCTCATCTCCGCCCCGCTGAACAACGAGATCGCCATCGCCATGCTCTTCGGGCTCTTCGGCTGGAAGATCACCGCGCTGTACATTGGCTTCGGACTGGCCGTGGCGATCGTCGGCGGCTGGCTGATCGGCCGGACCAAAGCGGAACGGTACGTGCTGCTGGACGTACCGGTGATGCAGGGCGACCTCCATGTGGCGGCGACGTCGCTGAACCTGAGACAGCGCGCCGGCGACGCCTGGAAAGCGACCCTGGAGATCTTTAGAAAGATCTACCTCTGGGTTATGGCCGGCGTCGGCGTCGGCGCATGGTTCCACGGCTTTGTCCCGGCGGAGTTCATCGCCGACTACGCCGGCGGCGACGCCTGGTACGCCGTGCCCGTCGCGGCAGTGATGGGCATCCCGATGTATGCCTCGGCCGCCGGCGTCATGCCGCTGGTGGAGGTCCTGACGGAGAAAGGGATGCTGCTGGGCACCGCGCTGTCGTTTATGATGGCCGTGACGGCGCTGAGCCTGCCCGAAGCGATCATCCTCAAGCAGATCCTGCACACCAGGCTCATCGCCACCTTCTTCGGCATCATCGGCGTCGGGATCATCGGCGTCGGCTATCTGTTCAACATCATCTTGTAA
- a CDS encoding arsenate reductase ArsC, which yields MSKKKVLILCTGNSCRSIMAEALINAKLGDCVEAFSSGVKASGKVNPNAQALLESKGYWKEEYHSKVIETVLNNAFDLVVTVCDNAKETCPMFPKAVKTIHVGFEDPSGKAEAEYAKTLDLIERELLPIVKAELC from the coding sequence ATGAGCAAGAAAAAAGTACTGATCCTCTGTACCGGTAACAGCTGCCGCTCCATTATGGCCGAAGCGCTGATCAACGCCAAGCTCGGCGACTGCGTCGAAGCGTTCAGCTCCGGCGTCAAGGCCAGCGGAAAAGTCAACCCCAACGCGCAGGCCCTGCTTGAATCAAAAGGGTATTGGAAAGAGGAGTACCACTCCAAGGTGATCGAAACGGTTCTGAACAACGCTTTCGACCTCGTCGTCACCGTTTGCGATAACGCCAAAGAGACCTGCCCAATGTTCCCCAAAGCGGTCAAGACGATCCACGTCGGCTTCGAAGACCCCTCGGGTAAAGCCGAAGCGGAGTACGCCAAAACCCTCGACCTGATCGAGCGGGAGCTGCTGCCTATCGTCAAAGCGGAGCTCTGCTAG
- a CDS encoding metalloregulator ArsR/SmtB family transcription factor codes for MDVFLKSVAALNDETRVLILRFLDEHGPLCVCDLQSSLEMIQSRLSRHLKILKEAGFLKVERKGTWAYYAIRFPLDRFRSEALEEIRHLGIALPKLQKLSETDQGCKL; via the coding sequence ATGGACGTCTTCCTCAAAAGCGTCGCGGCCCTCAACGACGAGACGCGGGTGCTGATCCTGCGTTTCCTCGACGAACACGGACCGCTCTGCGTCTGCGACCTGCAATCCTCCCTGGAGATGATCCAGTCGCGCCTCTCGCGCCACCTCAAGATCCTCAAAGAGGCGGGATTCCTGAAGGTCGAGCGCAAAGGGACCTGGGCCTACTATGCCATCCGTTTTCCCCTGGACCGCTTCCGCAGCGAAGCGCTGGAGGAGATCCGGCACCTCGGCATCGCCCTGCCGAAACTGCAAAAACTCTCCGAAACTGACCAAGGATGTAAGCTATGA
- a CDS encoding ArsI/CadI family heavy metal resistance metalloenzyme has protein sequence MKRLHIHISVDDLDKSRAFYTALFGTEPTKEKADYLQWLIDDPAVNFAVSKGRSTRGLNHLGLQFDSDEAVAETEARLIAAGIAGEKQSGAQCCYAESNKYWVQDPQEVIWENYHTMEQIEVFGGDSFTGGVGCCQPTFSENGKWSTAGGCC, from the coding sequence ATGAAACGTCTCCATATCCATATCTCCGTCGACGATCTCGACAAAAGCCGGGCCTTCTACACCGCCCTGTTCGGTACGGAACCGACGAAGGAAAAAGCGGATTACCTGCAGTGGCTCATCGACGACCCCGCCGTCAACTTTGCCGTCTCAAAAGGCAGAAGCACGCGCGGGCTCAACCACCTGGGACTGCAGTTCGACAGCGACGAAGCCGTCGCCGAGACCGAGGCCCGTCTGATCGCCGCGGGCATTGCGGGCGAGAAACAGAGCGGCGCGCAGTGCTGCTACGCCGAATCGAACAAATACTGGGTGCAGGACCCCCAGGAGGTCATCTGGGAGAACTACCATACGATGGAGCAGATCGAGGTGTTCGGCGGCGACAGCTTTACCGGCGGGGTGGGCTGCTGCCAGCCGACCTTCTCCGAAAACGGCAAGTGGTCGACGGCCGGGGGCTGCTGCTGA
- a CDS encoding DUF4395 domain-containing protein — protein sequence MDIKSFFAYGEKVPGYEVGMLNEREARAAAAILFVGAFLGLTNGVMLGTAVFSKYFVTFFAVDFTLRIIQPRYAPSLMLGRFFVRNQKPEYVGAAQKRFAWILGFLLAWPMFYYLVIDFQPNPLKVLVCLICMALLFFEAAFSICLGCKIFAWIKRKDPKYCPGGVCEMNYKEPIQTFSPAQKLILVATVLVMGYGTYAYFAKLPDRTIFVKKMKMLMMSQAELDALEAAKDQAEEDAFFSDDDDF from the coding sequence GTGGATATTAAAAGCTTCTTCGCCTACGGTGAAAAGGTGCCCGGCTACGAGGTGGGCATGCTCAATGAAAGGGAGGCGCGCGCGGCGGCGGCGATTCTGTTTGTCGGCGCCTTCCTGGGGCTGACGAACGGGGTGATGCTGGGTACGGCGGTCTTTTCGAAGTACTTCGTGACCTTCTTCGCCGTCGACTTTACGCTGCGTATCATCCAGCCGCGCTATGCGCCCAGTCTGATGCTGGGGCGTTTTTTCGTGCGGAACCAGAAGCCCGAGTACGTCGGGGCTGCGCAGAAGCGTTTCGCCTGGATCCTGGGCTTTCTGCTGGCATGGCCGATGTTCTACTACCTCGTCATCGACTTCCAGCCCAACCCGCTCAAGGTACTGGTGTGTCTCATCTGTATGGCGCTGCTCTTTTTTGAAGCGGCCTTCTCCATCTGCCTGGGGTGCAAGATCTTCGCCTGGATCAAACGCAAAGATCCGAAATACTGCCCGGGCGGCGTCTGCGAGATGAATTATAAAGAGCCCATCCAGACCTTCTCGCCGGCGCAGAAGCTCATCCTCGTCGCCACCGTGCTGGTCATGGGGTACGGCACCTACGCCTATTTCGCCAAGCTGCCCGACCGGACCATCTTTGTCAAAAAGATGAAAATGCTGATGATGAGCCAGGCGGAGCTCGATGCGTTGGAGGCCGCCAAAGATCAGGCGGAAGAGGACGCCTTCTTCAGCGACGACGACGATTTCTGA
- a CDS encoding cytochrome c biogenesis protein CcdA, whose amino-acid sequence MMLEQSLAELVGHYGFIALVASFGVGVLTSLAPCSIITLPLLIGSVLGLSAEMTPRQKQRFTFFYSLLFVTGLVISFSLLMLTVAKAGALLSVAPFWAYALAAAATFLVAAYAMGWLGQIDKALIAGRLLKFKLAGALIIGMLFGLVSTPCASAPLAAIIAVAEQSGWAYSYALVLLFALGHGLLLLAAGISLGFAQRMASSPLLARIANGVNALFILLLAAIAVYLAYQAYLVY is encoded by the coding sequence ATGATGCTTGAACAGAGCCTGGCCGAACTGGTCGGCCACTACGGTTTTATCGCCCTTGTTGCCTCCTTCGGCGTCGGGGTATTGACTTCGCTGGCGCCCTGTTCCATCATCACGCTGCCGCTGCTCATCGGCAGCGTGCTCGGTCTGTCCGCGGAGATGACCCCGAGGCAGAAACAGCGCTTTACGTTTTTTTACTCCCTGCTCTTCGTCACCGGACTCGTTATCAGTTTTTCCCTGCTCATGCTGACGGTGGCCAAGGCCGGGGCGCTGCTCAGCGTCGCGCCCTTCTGGGCCTACGCGCTCGCTGCCGCGGCGACCTTCCTGGTCGCGGCCTATGCCATGGGGTGGCTGGGGCAGATCGACAAGGCGCTTATTGCCGGCCGGCTGCTGAAGTTCAAGCTGGCGGGCGCGCTGATTATCGGGATGCTCTTCGGCCTGGTCAGCACGCCGTGCGCTTCGGCGCCGCTGGCGGCCATCATCGCCGTGGCGGAACAGAGCGGCTGGGCCTACTCTTATGCCCTGGTGCTGCTCTTTGCGCTGGGGCACGGTCTATTGCTGCTGGCCGCGGGAATCTCCCTCGGTTTCGCCCAGCGGATGGCGTCGAGCCCGCTGTTGGCGAGAATCGCAAACGGGGTTAACGCCCTTTTCATCCTGCTGCTCGCCGCCATCGCGGTCTACCTGGCCTACCAGGCCTATCTTGTCTATTAG